Proteins from one Choloepus didactylus isolate mChoDid1 chromosome 4, mChoDid1.pri, whole genome shotgun sequence genomic window:
- the LOC119533148 gene encoding eukaryotic translation initiation factor 1-like encodes MSAIQNLQSFDPFADASKGDDLLPAGTEDYIHIRIQQRNGRKTLTIVQGIADDYDKKKLVKAFKKKFACNGTVIEHPEYGEVIQLQGDQRKNICQFLVEIGLAKDDQLKVHGF; translated from the coding sequence ATGTCCGCTATCCAGAACCTCCAGTCTTTCGACCCCTTTGCTGATGCAAGTAAGGGTGATGACCTGCTTCCTGCTGGGACTGAGGATTATATCCACATAAGAATTCAACAGAGAAACGGCAGGAAGACCCTTACCATTGTCCAAGGGATCGCTGATGATTACGATAAAAAGAAACTAGTGAAGGCGTTTAAGAAGAAATTTGCCTGCAATGGTACTGTAATTGAACATCCAGAATATGGAGAAGTGATTCAGCTACAGGGTGACCAGCGCAAGAACATATGCCAGTTTCTTGTAGAGATTGGACTGGCTAAGGACGACCAGCTGAAGGTTCATGGGTTTTAG